TTTGGTGCAGTTAGGAGGATGCTTAGAGTCAGTGATAGGGCTAGCATGAATAAGATTGTGTTTATTACTCTTCTCTGGATTTAAACCAGATCCTAAGGATTGGAAGTCGATTGTAATTAGTATACTAGAAGAGTAAGATCCTCATCAGTAGATAGAAATGTAGAAATGTAGAAATGTAGAAATGTAGAAATGTAGAAATGTAGAAATGTAGAAATGTAGAAATGTAGAAATGTAGAAATGTAGAAATGTAGAAATGTAGAAATGTAGAAATGTAGAAATGTCCTGTAGCTGCAGCGGCTGCAGCTTCCAGGAGGTCCATGGAGGAGCAGGGAGGCACTGGGGTGGCTTGGGCACAGCCACACCAGGAACGTCGCtactgtcacctctgtcacctccttTGCTTCTGTCAcgtctgtcacctctgtcaccatTGTCACCTCTGTCACTTCTGTCACCTCTGTCGCCTCTAttgcctctgtcagagctggcgGCTCCAGGAGGAGGGAAAGACAAAAATACGGAGtttggggatgctggggggagtTTCCTGCACAATTTTGAGAATCTGGGAGCCTGCATGGGCCCTGTGATTTAAGGCTGAGTTTCTCCCTCAGGCCTGAGCTCttctcaccccaaaccccacagtggGGTTTTAATTAACCCAGAGAGGAAAACCCTGCACGGGGAGAGGATGAAGGGAATGAGGATGGGGAAGAGGaagacagagctgggagcaccaggaggagcagggatgctgcCAAGGGGGATTTTCCCACTGATGGACGTGCAGCCAGAAGACCCTGAAAGGATTAAAAATAATTCAGTGTCCCAAATGTCTTTAAAATTATTCAGTGCCCCAAACCTATAAAAATACTGCAGTGCCCCAAATGTCCTAAAAATAGTTCCATGCCCCACAGGAGTctggcactcagggattctgttGCCTTTTTAGGACTTTTTAGCTCCACTTTGTTTAAGGATGAAAGATTCCTGTCTCCAGCCCTGGCTCGTGAATCACGGCTGTGGCACTGAGGAATCTGAACCTCTGTGGGGACCCTTCTGCACCCATGAATTAGGGGGTTTTTCCTCTGGTAAATATTCCTGCTTCCACAGGCAATTCCCTTTGTTATCTCTGGACAAGGAATGAATGGAGCAGCATCAAGGCTATGGAACAGCATCCTTGCAACGTGGAGGGTCATGGGACCCTGATCCCAGCATGGCTCACAATCAATTTATTGGATTTTGGACTTTTTTAGCCAAGGAAAATCAGGCAGTGGAAACATTTGTGTCTCACTTCCAGTTTACACTCCTCAATCCTTTAAAATGCAAATATCAGGAGCTTTTGAGGAGTTCTGGGGCAGCACAAGGGGATTTTAGCAGTGCTGAGGAGCAGGCAGGACTCTCTGGAGGGGGATAAGGAGGATGAGGCACTGTGGGGTGAAGGGATTTGTGTCCAAGCTTGGAAAACATGGGAATAGCAGCCAGGAAGTGACTCCAGGGCCTTCCTTGCAATCACTGTGGAATCCCAGAGTGGACACAAACGAACCCTCAATAAACCCTTCCCTGCCTTCTCTTGGGATGGGGATGAATCATCTGCCACCCTTGTGGCTGATAAAAGTCTTCAGAAGGCAGAGAGGGACCCAAATTCCTGCTCCACTTTTCTTGGAAGAACTTGTAAAAGCTGCTTTATGAAACCTCCTGGCAGCTTCTCCTGAGTTTCCAGGCCCCCTGGTCACTCCCATGGTGCCAAACATCTTCCCCTTCCCTGGAGATCCCATTCCCAGTTGCCTCTGGACACATCAGCATTGACCTGGATGGTGTCCATGATTTCCTCATCAGTTCATGGGAATATTTGCACCAATTTGGGTGCAATTTTTGCCACCCATGAGCCTCAGGCATGTGAGGAAAAAGCACAGAGGCAgctggggaaaggggaaggggaagggaaatggaaaaaataatggGAAGTGCCATTGTTGCTCCTGTCACTGTGCCTGTCCTGAGCTCCCATCCTGactctcccagcacagcctccagaATAAATCAGTTTAAatttgattttaggaaagatttcttCATTGCCAAgctgtggcacagctgcccagggtggAGGCACTGGGCTGGAGCAGTAACCATGGCTGGGGTCACAGCATCTCCCCGAGACAGGGAGCTGTGAGCCAGGAGAGCTGAAAATTCCCTGGGAACTCTTTGATGAACTTGCAGTTACATTGGACCAGACCTCCAGAAAAGTGGGATAAAGGATTCTGGATTTCATCTCGATCCCAAAAATTAAACAGGCCCATGGTGGGTAAATTTTCCTCCAGGCCAATTTAAAAAATGCTTCAAGTACCTTTTGAGCAAatctccatcatccatccatccatccatccatccatccatccatccatccatccatccatccatccatcatccatccctccatcattcatccatccatccctccatccatccatccatccatccatcatccatccatccatccatcatccatccatcatccacccatccatccatccatccatccatccatccatccatcatccatccatccatccatccatccatccatccatccatccatccatcatccatccatccatccatccatccatcatccatccctccatcattcatccatccatccatccatccatccatccatccatccatccatccatccatccatccatcatccatccatccatcatccatcatccatccatccttccatcatccatccatccatcatccatctatccatccatccatccatccatccatccatccatcctacAAATTGGTCTGGTTTATAACTCTCCCCCATCTATAAATGCATCCCACAAAATATCTACGGGACACAGTTCCTGCAATTTATGGGAAAATAATCAAACATTTCTGGGATACAAGAAAACAACaaggaaaaacccaaacagaaaaaTTCCTTGGATGTGAGTGCCCAGACTCAGGGATTTGATTTGTAGGTGAAGAAAAAATCACATCTTCTGCTCTTACAAAATTTAACAGGGACAAAAATTCATGGATGAACTCAGGTCAGCTCTGCTGTCAAAGAACGTTGGGATTTAAGCTTCATAGGACTTCCAGGAAACATGTAAATATTGGGATGTTGTTTGGAGTTGTCATATTTTCCTGGATTTACATAAAGCCAGAATTTTCCAGTAAATTAAAAAGAGCTGGATACTCTTTCCTTGCTTGGTTTTTCCAGCCTGGACAAAGAGGCTGCCACAGCAGCCTAAGCTCCTTCTGATCCCACTGTGTCATTCCTACCTTGGGAAAGGGGATTTCAGTCCCTCCAGCTCAACAATATAAAATCATCCAAGGAGTAGCAAGAGTTTGGCTGCTGTAAGTTTTTTGCTGGTTGGGTTTGGAATTATGGAATCAttgaatggtttgtgttggaaggaaccttaaagctcatccagttccaccccctgccatgggcagggacaccttccacggtcccagattgctccaagccccagtgtccagcctggccttggacattcccagggatccaggggcagctacaacttctctgggcaccctgtgccagggcctgcccaccctcacaggggggaatttcttcccaatatcccacttaAATCCCCATTGttttagtttaaaactgttcCCCTCGTCCTGGCACCATCTGGCCGCGtccctctccctcccttttcacaatCCCTGCTGCATTCCCAGGCGATGGCGAGAGCGCCCCTGGAATTCCCCAGTCAGTCCCGCCCGGTAGCAGAGCGGGGAGGATGCGGGGACGGGGGATGATGGGGGGATGCGGGAGTGGGATGGGCTCACACAGGAACGGGATGGGCTCACAGGGGATGCGGGAGCGGGATGGGCTCACACGGGAGCGGGATGGGCTCACAGGGGATGCAGGAGCCGGATGGGCTCACAGGGGATGCGGGATGGGCTCACAGGGGATGCGGGAGCGGGATGTGCTCACACGGGAGAGGGATGGGCTCACACGGGAGCGGGATGGGCTCACAGGGGATGCGGGAGTGGGATGTGCTCACACGGGAGCGGGATGGGCTGACAGGAGAACGGGATGGGCTCACAGGGGAGCGGGATGGGCTCACAGGGGATGCAGGAGCGGGATGGGCTGACACGGGAGCGGGATGGGCTCACAGGGGATGCGGGAGCGGGATGTGCTCACAGGGGAGCGGGATGTGCTCACAGGGGAGCGGGATGGGCTCACAGGGGAGCGGGATGGGCTGACACGGGAGCGGGATGGGCTGACACGGGAGCGGGATGGGCTGACACGGGAGAGGGATGGGCTGACACGGGAGCGGGATGGGCTCACAGGGGATGCGGGAGCGGGATGGGCTGACACGGGAGCGGGATGGGCTCACAGGGGATGCGGGAGCGGGATGGGCTGACACGGGAGCGGGATGGGCTGACACGGGAGCGGGATGGGCTGACACGGGAGCGGGATGGGCTCACACGGGAGAGGGATGGGCTGACACGGGAGCGGGATGGGCTGACACGGGAGCGGGATGGGCTCACAGGGGAGCGGGATGTGCTCACACGGGAGAGGGATGGGCTGACACGGGAGCGGGATGGGCTCACAGGGGAGCGGGATGCGCTCTCAGGGGACGCGGGGACGGTGGGGGCTGGTCGGATGGAGGCGGAGGCAGGCGGGGGAAGGCGGtcccggggacagcgggggacgGCGCTCGCCGCCTCCCCGGCCATaaagcggcggggccggggccgggcgggcggagagcagcggcgggagcggcgcggccGGAGCGCACGGCGGGAGCGCAGCGGAGCGGCCGGGCCGCCCTGCGAGGTAACGGGGGCGGCGGCGTCGGGGTCCCGCGGCCGGGGAGCGCCGGGACGGCTGCGGGGCTGAGCGGGGCTGAGCCGGGCTGAGCCGGGCTGTCCCCGCCGCTGTCCCCGCCGCTGTCCCCGCTCAGTCCCCGCCGCTGTCACCGCCGGGTCCGCGCCTGGGGCgggcagaggggacagcggggccgCTCTGCCCGCGCCCCCCGAGCCCCCAGCCCACCATGGGCAGCCCCCCAGCCTGACAAAGGGATGCGAGCTCCGGGCACGGGCGGCTGCTGCCCGCTGGGCTGTGCCGTGGGCATGGAATGGCCAGGGAAAGGGAGCCAGAGGCACTGCGGGAGGGGACCGGGAAGCCGGGACCGCGCTGATCCTCTTTCCATCCTTCCGTCTCCTCCTTGCCCAAGTCACTCCTTGCTCAAAGACGATTCTCCCTGTGAGCCGGGAGGAGCAGTGGAACGCGGGCTCAGTTCTTACCCCGTGCCCGAAAGTGCCCACAGAGTTCTGTCTTTGTCCTTTAGTTGCTCCAGAATTTGTGTTGGgatccttgggagcagctcctgggaatctTTGCGGCAGGACATGGGGACGGGGCGAGCCCTTGGGCTGTTCCTTGGGTGTGGGGCCGGTCCTGGGGGGTCCCAACCTCCGagcagacccagggcagccctgagATCACCCAGGGAGGGGGCAGAGCTGGAGGTCAGCTCAGGGAACCTCTTCCCTCCGTGCTCTCCCAAATGCCTGCACAGAGCACGGCATGGATCCAGGCTCCGGCTGCTGAGCCAGGTTTATGTAAGCTGCTGATTTGCAGTGTCAAGAGACATCCAAGAACCGGCTTGCCTTTGGAAAATGTACAAATCCGTGGCATCTGCCACGGAGCAATTGCTGTAGCAGCTGCCCAGGATTTGTCTTGGTCCCAGCCCCTTGGAGAGGTTCTGACATCTCCCAGCTTGGCTGCGAGTCCGTGCTGAGCACTTTCCAGGAGCAAGGACAGAGCaggagtgccaaaggctctgtccctctgtccctctgtccttcaGGGAGCCGGTGCCGCTGTTCCCCAGCACCTCCGGGCTGTTCCCTGTgtggccccacagcccctccagcCCCGGCTCTGCGGGGCCCCTGCACGGGAACTCCTCCCTCGGCAGCTGCAGGATGCGGGGCTGGCGTGTCCCCAGGGTGTGACAGCCCTGCCTTTCCTGTTGTTGACAGCAGCCCCACGTCCCTGCACCTTCCTGGGCAGAGGCCGAGCCCctctgctgcctggagagctCAAGTGGAGACGGCACGGGCAGTGTGCCACGGTAGGGGAGGTGGCTGTGGATAATGCTGCTTGTTCCAGGAGCCGGGGATTGGGGGAGATGACTTCCAGACTCCTGGAGAGACAAGGATCcggtcctgccctgcctgctgaccCAAACCGGGCATTTAGCGATGGCTTGGCAGTGCCGGGTCGGACTCCATGATCTTAGAGAGCTTTTCCAgtctaaacaattctatgattccacGTGTGATCTGGCTTGGGACCGTTTCCAATCACCTGGGACTGGGGCAATGGCTTGGGATGCCCTGCAGCCAGCCGGGACCAGGGCGGTGCGCTGTGTTTTCTGGCAGTTCTGACACAGTTTTGGTGGTTTGtgctgcaggagggagcagcGGGAGCTCACCATGGCCCTGGCAGAGCCCGCGAGCTGTGCCAAAGGCGGCGAGGACAGCAGCCCCTTCCCCGAGATCATCGAGCTGAACGTGGGCGGGCAGGTGTACATCACCCGGCTGCCCACGCTGCTCAGCGTGCCCGGCTCCCGCCTCTGGCAGATGTTCACGCAGCAGAGCACGCGCTCGCTGGCCCGCGACAGCAAGGGCCGCTTCTTCGTGGACCGGGACGGGTTCCTGTTCCGCTACATCCTGGATTACATGAGGGACCAGCAGCTGGTGCTGCCCGAGCACTTCCCGGAGCGCGGCCGCCTGCAGCGCGAGGCCGAGTACTTCATGCTGCCCGAGCTGGCgaagctgctggtgcccaagCTCAGCGAGCAGAACTCGCTGGGGGACGATCCGTGCCAGAGCGACCCCGAGGAGCCGTCCCCGGGCGCGGAGGCCGCGCGCAGCCTGGGctcggccgctgccgccgctctgCCCGGCGCGGGCACCGAGGGCCGCAGGGCAGGGTTCATCACCATCGGCTACCGCGGCTCCTACacgctgggcagggacagccagaCGGACGCCAAGTTCCGCAGGGTGGCCCGGATCATGGTGTGCGGCAAGACCTCGCTGGCCAAGGAGgtctttggggacaccttgaacGAGAGCAGGGACCCGGACAGGCCCCCGGAGAGGTACACGTCCAGGTACTACCTCAAATTCACCTTCCTGGAGCAAGCCTTTGACAAACTGGCCGATGCCGGCTTCCACATGGTGGCCTGCAACTCCACGGGCACCTGTGCCTTCGCCCACGAGCAGACGGACGACAGGATCTGGACCTCTTACACCGAATATGTTTTCTATCGTGAGTGACACAAAACCAACCCTCCGCCAACCAGCTGCTGACTGTCCCTTCCCCGTCCCGTGCTGGCTGTGGCCTAGAAGGTAGAGATCGACCCATCCCCGAATCCCGGCGTCCTCCCTTTGCCTCCTTTTCAGTTgcttcttgggttttttcccctcctccttgCTCCACGTTGAACCTGCCCGGCTCTTCCTTGTAGCAGCTGCTGACCACCAACCTTCCTCCCTCTCCGTGACCTCTGCAGTCGCTCCCAACCCTCCCTGGATGTGCGGACTCGGACACTGCTGTGGACGTGGGCTGGGTGGGAGGGGTGGGACACACTGgacactgctctgggctggcatTCCTGCAGCTTGGACACTGGACCGGGCTCTGTGTCCTGTGCAGCTCCACGGGCTCCTGCTGCACTCACTGGGTGCTCGGAGAGGAATCCTTGGGATAAAGACATGGGAAAGGTGGGAAGCAGAgccggggagggggtggggaagtGGCAGCCTGGCAGCACGGCTGGATTGGCAGGAGCCCTGTAAGCAGCTTAGCCCGAGGCTGGCAGCGCTCGGCAAGGGGAGAGGCTCCCCCTGCGCTCGCAGCTCTGAGCTCAGACACCGCCGCGGCTCCGGGGTGCtcgggagggatttgggggggattttggggagggtggGAGGGGCAGGTGTTCTGTGAGGGAGGTGGGAGGGAGCGGGGAAGGTTTGATGTTCTCGGGGGTGTAAAATGCTTATACAGCTCTCCAGCTCCTTGGAGCCTTGTCGGACAAAAAGTCCCTTCATTTTTTCCTGGGAGCACAATGGGAATAAGGGGGATGAGGCTGGAATGCTCGCGTGGTGGCCACGGCTTCACCCAGCAAAGGGAATTTTGGCCATTTGGGTGATCCCCCATGAGGTGTCTCCAATCCCAGCTCTCCAGGCcctcctggggctggagctgctgctgctctcccctaTTAGGCAATGAGGAATAAAGGGACAGCCCGGAGTGGCCGTGTGCCCCCATGcccagctggcacagcacaggggagGTTTGGTGGGGGGCTCCAactggagaaggaaggaaggaacacAAAGTTATGGGAgcctctgtgccctgctctgcccctcctgtGCCTGCTGGGCAGGATCCCAGGGCAGCACATCATCCTGGGTgatgcccagcccagctctggcacaCGGTCTCAGCCTGCAGGGGAGGTGACCCTGATGTCcctggtgctgcctctgctgtccTCTGGTTCTCTGCCACCCCTTCAGGGCACTCACCACCCATCCCTGACATCCACCATCCGCCCAAGGCACCCATCATCCATCCCGGCACCCACCCTCCATTTCTGCTCCTCCACCCTCCATTCCTGCTCCTGCATCTTCCATCTCTGTTCCTACACTCAATCCCTGCTCCTGacacccatccctgctcctccaccctccatccctgttcccaccctccatccctgctcctccacCTTCCATTCCTCATCCTgcaccctccatccctgtccccatcatctgtccctgttcccaccctccatccctgctcccagcaccacccctgtccctgtgaagctcctggagctgcaggatctCCTCCCAGGCTGGAGAGCATCCAAGGGGCTATTCCAGCTTGGGATCCATGTGGGAGGAAGGTTTGCAGCTCCTTCCTGGAGAGGAGGGAGGGCTCTGGGGCCAGCAGAAGTTTCAAACCAGGCTCTTCTCCCTCTCTCCTGAAGAAGGGGAAGGCAAAAACGGTATTTTGACATTTTTCATGGTCCTGTTCCTCATTCCAACAACCTCTGGAAGAGGAAATGACAGCAGGCTtttaaaaaggcaagaaaaaggaACTTGAGCTCTGTGTGCACACAAAGAAAACCTTAAAATAAAGGGGGAGGGGACCTGCATTCCATATTTGCTTTATCTTTTTGAACTCGAGATTCTCCTAAGTAGGATTGGGAAAAGAAAATTGCTGCCTTGTGGGAAATGGGGCTCTTTTGATGTTTTTCCCCACTGGAACTGGGCTGAAAAATTGATCTCTTGGGAGGAGGAATTTTTGCCTGAGGGAGAAACCAGAATGGCAGAGTCACCATTCCGGGGGTTTTGATGTGGCAGGTTCTGGGATCAGGGCTGATCCCCCACAGGAAACACGAGCAGGAGTTATTCCTGAATCCTTCCAGAACCCGATGGTTTTCCTGGAAACTGAGACTTGATGAAAAAACCCTACTGTTGAGATCCATCTGCACAAAAATGCACCCAGTTTGGGGTTGTTTCTTTTCCTTGCACGTATTTATTTACAGGAAAAGTGTCCTTGGCATGGCTGGGAGGAAAACCTGGCTCGTTGATCCCCAGGAAAGATCTTGGATCAAATAAGATCAAACTTGCAGGGAAATGGTGGCATGGAAAAGCATCTCAGGGAGGTCTCCTCCC
The nucleotide sequence above comes from Melospiza melodia melodia isolate bMelMel2 chromosome 16, bMelMel2.pri, whole genome shotgun sequence. Encoded proteins:
- the LOC134425564 gene encoding BTB/POZ domain-containing protein KCTD12-like: MALAEPASCAKGGEDSSPFPEIIELNVGGQVYITRLPTLLSVPGSRLWQMFTQQSTRSLARDSKGRFFVDRDGFLFRYILDYMRDQQLVLPEHFPERGRLQREAEYFMLPELAKLLVPKLSEQNSLGDDPCQSDPEEPSPGAEAARSLGSAAAAALPGAGTEGRRAGFITIGYRGSYTLGRDSQTDAKFRRVARIMVCGKTSLAKEVFGDTLNESRDPDRPPERYTSRYYLKFTFLEQAFDKLADAGFHMVACNSTGTCAFAHEQTDDRIWTSYTEYVFYRE